A region of the Oscarella lobularis chromosome 17, ooOscLobu1.1, whole genome shotgun sequence genome:
GCCAAGTAATTATTATTCcaaaaattaaagataaaGAGACAGTACCGAGAGTAAAACTTCCCACATGACAACTCCAAACGACCACCTAAAACTGAAATAAGAAGCCAAACTTGAATTGGAGAGGACTATATATTTACACGTCGGTTTGCTCGCTGAAAACACGTCTTTGAATTGCCTCTAAGGACATCCAACGGAAAGGAAGCCGCCTCGCTGTTTTGTAAGAATAGATGCCGTCCTCGTAGACGGCTCTTGCTAGTCCAAAGTCCGACACTTTGAGAAGATTGTCTTCGCAGACGAGCACGTTTCGACAGGCCAAGTCACGATGAACAACACCTTTACCCGTCAGATattcctaattaaaaaactaTTATTAAACAATCGTCTAGCGAGCAAACGACATTGACTCCAAAGAGCTTCATTCGCACCATTCCCGATGAAATTTGCCAAGTGAACGACAGTAGATCAAGAGCCGTAAAGTCGGTCTGAGGCTCACCCTCGCTTTTGCCTTCATCCTCCAACGTCACGACCTGCACGTTCTTCATGCCCATCTCATTAACGTAGCGGACTTCAGCTTTGTCTTCACTCTCAGCGACATTTCTTCTTGTTTCATCAGTATCTTTTAAAGCCTTTCGAAATTTTTGAGACTGCACGTGGGAAGAactctaaataaaaattaaaaaacattcaaatttgttattttttaaaattatgATTGTAAATAATCTCTCTTTTGACCGCCTAAGTTTACGCAATCTTGACCAATTGCTAATGTACTATACCACTTACTTGGGGTCGGCTTTTCCTGAGATAGTCAAGTAGATTTCCTCGAGAGCAGTATTCCAAAAGTAGACAAAACGGCTGACTTTGCGTTATGCACCCAAGCATGCCAACAATGTGCTGATGCCGCCCAATTTCCTTCATAAGtttgatttcttccaaaaagtCAGCTTCGGCGTTCTGATGATACgtttctaaataaaaaataaaatttaaatAATATGTGAAGATTTACACAATAAACGCCTTAGTCTAGAAGCTTAGAATATAAAGTACCTTTAACTGTATTACCTTTAAGAACCTTACAGGCAACAACAGTTACCATTGCTTCGTTACTCTTTTTTTGCATCTTTGACAGCTGCCAAGGAGAATGATACAATTTTGCTTTGAAAACCAAGCCGAAAAACCCCTTTCCAATTTCTTCTAGCATCATTAAATCAccgaaatttttttcccaGCTCTCAGACACTTCGACCAGATCAAAACTAACTTCAGTAGGAGAGAAAAGCTTCTTGCGACGGCGATAAATACAGACACCAGCAACGAAAAGTAAAACCAGGATAAAAACCGACACGATGACTGCAACGGAAGTTGCCGcaggaaacgaagaagaagataaaACTAATTAAACAAAAAGATTAAGCAAAAATACATAGCGATCAGAAGTCGTGCAGCATACAATAAAAACTCACTAGAAGTACTTAACCTCGCAGTAAATTCCATTTCCAGGATACCCGTCGATGCACTGACATTTGTACGAACGAAACGTATTTGAGCAATTGGCAAATTGATGACAATTGTTAGATTCCGATGCGCTGCACTCATCGACATCTATGCAAATTTCTCCACTCTTGGTGAGACCACTCAGACACGTACACTCAAAAGATCCTGTCACATTGCTACAAGCTCCCCATTGCTGGCAAACTGGTCGAGAAGGAACCGTGGTTGCAACGGAATCGACGCTGTATCCTTCCTTACAAGCGCAGTCAAAACCTCCGTAGGTGTTAATGCAGCGATGAGTAACGTTGTCACACTGCAAGTATTGATTACATTCGTTTACGTCCGCACAGGCGGCACCATCGCCAGAAAAACCAATTCGGCAAATGCAGTCGAATGATCCTAGAGTGTTGCTGCAGTTAGCGTTTTTGTGACAGTTATCTAAACCAGAGGCGCATTCATCGATATCCCTGCATACGATGCCATCTCCAGCAAATCCACTCTGGCAAGTGCAAGTGAAACTTCCCAAGGTGTTTTCGCAGGACGCATTTACGTCACTGTTATGAAATTGTTGTTCCAAACATTCGTTTACATCTACACAAGTGACGCCGCTGCCAGCATAACCAACGGTGCAAACGCATTCATACGACCCTAAAGTGTTTTGACAGGTGGCGTTTTGGTGACAGTCGTCTAAACCCAAAATGCATTCGTCCAAATCCACGCATGTAATACCGTCTCCGACGAAGCCACTCCGGCAAATGCACGTAAAACTTGGAAGAGTATCCGTGCACGTGGCATGTTCGTCACAGTTGTGAACGTGAGAGGAACACTCGTCTACATCGGCGCAGCGCGCTAgtccattttcttcaaaagcatATTCACACTGGCATGTAACACCCTCCCAAATTCTTATACATATGGAACTTTCATTGCAAGTAACATTAGTGGAAAGGCAATTAGCAGCTAACGTGACAAAGAACCATTCTCCGGCAAAAATTCCTTTTGCGACAGGACCTCCACCGGAGCAGAAAGCGCTGGCGCCGACCACGACCCCTTCTTCAAACACAATTTCATACACTTCTCCTTGCCGAAGTGGGTTTAGGTCAAAACGGACAGTTCTAGAATCGGCGCCGATGATCACAAGATCTTTGTTAAAGGAGTCAATTTGCTGGATTAGCGCGCCGCTTTTGACGTGATATACGAAGATGTACCGGGGACCAACGGTGGGATTCTTAAcctgagaagaagaaaaaaatgagaaacgaaaatttACTTCAAAACATTCGGCTGCTAAAAGTATTACATACTAAATCGCCACAAATTCCATATCTCAAAAGTTTTAGCCACTTATATGCCTTGCACGCAACACTTACGTCTTGGTCAAATTCAATGCTTGCCACTACACGGTGCGCGACTTCACCACTGAAAAGAATAATCGGATTTCTTGTATGTAGAATTGGCTTTGGTTGCtcgactagaaaaaaacacattATATctcaaaaaagagaagatgcTCACGCACTGGACGTGACAATTGCAAAGCAAACTTGATTTGAAGGCATTCTAAAAAGAACATTAGAGATGAAAAATACACTATTTaagataaatatttatgTGACACCGTGTatcgtcaaaaaattgaaagcaCATAAGATAACTTCCATTGCCTTGTTCCACGTCAGAAGACCATGTAAATGTTACCGACTTAGTTCCGTTGCCCCGGTCCACTAAATCAGATACCAACATACCTCGCGGAGTAGCAGAGACAGCTTCGACAGTCCTATAAAAGTTAATAGTGAGAATATACTAGACATCCGTTGGTTTTACTCGTGATAGGGAAAATCCGGATGTTCGATTAGGATATCAAGAGTTAAATTTTCACCGGTTTTAGCGGCAAAACAACGAGGCTGATCGCGTGGCATGTGGATTTGTTTGGGAAATATAGGACGCGACCAGCACGGCGCACCCGTGTCCACAACATCGATAATCCACTGGAGAGGAATACTGCTCAAAGCGCTCGTTCGGGCCAAGTCAGTGGGATAGAAATCTTCGAGCTGAATTGCAACTGTGTAGAAGCCGCTTTTGAAAGGAGTCCACTTTAATGCGCATTCGTCCTGAGAAAGAAATGCTAATCattaaaatttaaaaaatgaaCTCTTTTcaatgaaaataaattattcACAACAGCCTTTTAATAGCACACAAATGAGTGTTTAATTATACGCGCACTAAAAAAGTCACACGCATTACAGAAAATAATACTTGGGCTTCACGCtttgcttaattaaaaagaaaatctatTTATAAAATCTATAAAAAGATAACTACAACACTTGCCTCAAGAAGCGTTGCGTTAAAAACATTCTTTGGGGAGTTATTTTCAAAGCACGCCGACCCGCACTCGTCCTTGCTCGGGTCTGCGTGTGAAAGAGCCCATCGgcatttgacgtcgtcactaTCAGGATCGAATTTGGCAATAACAATTTTAGAATCGCATCCAAGAGCGAGCCGAAGGATTGGAACCACGTCAGTGACGGGACTATGATTAATTTTACCGTGATTGATAACGCTAGCATTGTTTGCACGTaattcaaatgaaaatcGCGCTTGAAATAGGATATCTTTTCCCAAATCGTTGTTTGTTGTTAAACGACAGCAAGCGTTAGCTCCATCAAAATCGTTTCTAATAAAAGATGCAAAGCAGAGGTAGCGCGTTTTACTCATACTGGTAACTATTAGTGTTTTTACCCGATAACAAACTCTTTTCCctcagagaaaaaaaaagaatgagTAATTTCGTTGGTACCAGACGACCAGTTATCAGTTGCGCTAAATGACGTGCAGACGTAATCCATTGTAAAGGGAAGCAGTGGTAAACGGCAATTGTTGGTCAGACATCGGAAATTCATGGCAGAAACACGAAGAACTTGCAAGCGCACTGCAACGGAAGTGCACCTTCCTTCGGAACTAGTGCCTCTCCACGAAATACGAAAAGTCAAACGCACCTAGAGAGCAGAAACGTACCATGCACTACAAtacaagagaaagaaggtAAAGCATAAACAGGCgtatttaaaaaaaaaactacGCAGATTTAGCTGAATACTGTTTGTAATGAACACACTATCCC
Encoded here:
- the LOC136197163 gene encoding tyrosine-protein kinase receptor torso-like codes for the protein MGMKNVQVVTLEDEGKSEGEPQTDFTALDLLSFTWQISSGMEYLTGKGVVHRDLACRNVLVCEDNLLKVSDFGLARAVYEDGIYSYKTARRLPFRWMSLEAIQRRVFSEQTDVWSFGVVMWEVLLSEIFLILAFLVEIFCNIWLKAIDCLVPETAVKNCIGQC